TGTTTCAACATAGTCATACCAAGGGGCGATATCTTGATAACCGATAGGCCAAGGAATACCGTGCCCATCTTTAGTGTTAGCTTCAAAATCTTTAGGACCAAAACGAAGTGAAACTCGGGCCCATGTTAGAGAACGTCCTCCTAAATGATACCCCCGGGTCCACATGAAAGGCCTATCTTCTGGGTAAGAGTAGGGATACTCTTTTTCATCGGCGAAGAATTGAATTGATTCAGTTTTGAGTTTTCCCTTTTTAGTTTTTAACATACGATATCGACCTTCTTCATCATATATTTCCGATGCTAACCCTCTGTTTTCTAACTGCCAAGGTGCTTGCATATCTTTATATTCTGAGCTCGGGTGATCTAGGTGGCGACCTCTTTCTATTACTAGTGTTTTAAAGCCTTTTTCACAAAACTCTTTAGCGGCCCAACCTCCTGTCATGCCGGAGCCCACTACTATTACGTCAAAATCTTGTTTCATAGTTTGATCCCACTACTGACTTTAGCTAATTGTTGTTTCGTAAGGTTGCCATGGTATTCACCTGGAATAAGGACAAAGTCGGGGTTAGCTTTCTCTGAGGTATAAAACACATGAAAAACCATTTCTTTTAAGCGTCGATAGTTGGAGGATAAATCTGTTTTTTTATTAGCAAATGCAGTGATGTCTAGTTGTTCTAGCAGTTGCTGTCGCATATTTAAGGATAATTCGAGATAACTTTTTTGATGAGTATCCATTGCAAGAGTCATTATTTGCTGAATACAGCTTTTAAATTGTTTTTTAGTTTTAGTACCAGCCCAAGTCAACATTAGTCCATCTAACACTGGGATAACATGAGCATCAGTGGCACCAATAGTAGTTGTACGGGGAAGCATAATTTCAGCTACATCAATGAGCAGGGTAAGTTCTAGGGCGGAAAAAAACTGGCCATCAGATTGGACCTCTGTTAATTGTGTATGTTTATTAGTTGTGCTCGCGAATATAGGGGCGGTGACGAGATACATAGCTGCGCCTATAAATACTCGCCTACTGATGGTGATATTTAGCATCTATTTACTTTTCGTGAGTTTAGGGTAAATACTATGTTAACAGTATGCAATATATCAACAAAGAGTTGTTTTCATATATAAAGTAACTATTGTGTAAATAAACTGAGAGGCTTAAGTGGCTAACTTGTTATAAGCCTTCAACATGATGGGTCTTATAAACATTTTGCTGGTTTTGGTAAACCCGCAATTTTTGTGGCTTGTTTAGCTGGACCTTTGGGGAATAATTTAAATAGATAACGGCTATTGCCTTTTTCAGGGCCAAATTCATTAGCCATAGCTTTTACCAAGGCGCGCATGGCGGGGCTGGTATTAAATTGTAAATAGAAATCACGTACAAATTCTACTACTTGCCAATGATTATCGGTTAATTGTATGTTTTCTTGTGCGGCTAATAGTGGCGCTAAGTCTTTTTGCCAATCGCTCACATTTAATAAATAACCTGCTTTATCAACGGCAATTTTTGTTTCTGAAAATTCTATAAAATAGTCCATTTTACCAACTTATGACTTGTTTGCAGGTTAAGCTAAGTTCCACGAAATGTGCATAATCTACTGCTTGGTACAGTTGTTGATTTAATTTTATGCCTCTAGCGATTAGATCGTCGTTAATACAATAGATGGGAGCAAAAGGTGCTAATAAATCTTCAGCATTTTTAAGCTGGCAAGTGTATATTGCATCTTGAGTGAGTAAAATTTTATCTGTAGTTACAGCTCTTTTTAAACAATCAATTAAAGATGTAGATGTAAATGGGCTGGCTGATAATTTGTGTAAAATCATTAAAATACTAAAACCTGATTATGAGTAGCTAACAACTGATTATTTTCAGAATGGGATATTAAAGTGACAGGGA
The sequence above is a segment of the Paraglaciecola sp. L3A3 genome. Coding sequences within it:
- a CDS encoding TusE/DsrC/DsvC family sulfur relay protein, with product MDYFIEFSETKIAVDKAGYLLNVSDWQKDLAPLLAAQENIQLTDNHWQVVEFVRDFYLQFNTSPAMRALVKAMANEFGPEKGNSRYLFKLFPKGPAKQATKIAGLPKPAKCL
- a CDS encoding gluconate 2-dehydrogenase subunit 3 family protein, with amino-acid sequence MLNITISRRVFIGAAMYLVTAPIFASTTNKHTQLTEVQSDGQFFSALELTLLIDVAEIMLPRTTTIGATDAHVIPVLDGLMLTWAGTKTKKQFKSCIQQIMTLAMDTHQKSYLELSLNMRQQLLEQLDITAFANKKTDLSSNYRRLKEMVFHVFYTSEKANPDFVLIPGEYHGNLTKQQLAKVSSGIKL
- the tusB gene encoding sulfurtransferase complex subunit TusB, which codes for MILHKLSASPFTSTSLIDCLKRAVTTDKILLTQDAIYTCQLKNAEDLLAPFAPIYCINDDLIARGIKLNQQLYQAVDYAHFVELSLTCKQVISW